The genomic region ACGTAGAGGTCAGCCTTCTCACTCATGAAGTAGTTAACCCCAACGTTAATCTTCTTTTGCAGGTCGCTAACTGGCAAAGTTACTGTCCAGTTGGCCCCGTCACGGGTAGCGTTAACGCCGTTGAAGGTCATTGAGTTCAACAATGAAGCAGCTGCCTGACCAGCAAAGCCAAAGATGCCCTGACCACCGAAGTTAAAGGTCAAGGTAACCTTGTCACCCTTAACTACGGCCTTGGCAGGCTTAGTCAAAATCTTTTCCATCACAGAGGCTGAGTTAGTGCCAGACTTGTTGACGTGGAAGTCAGCGTTATACAAACCATCAACTAGGCCAGCCTGGTTAGTGCCAGTAGCAGCACTGGTACTAGTCTGGGCTGCTGAAGTTGAGGCTGACGTTGATGCGGCGGCACTGTTGGCAGCCGCAGTAGAAGCAGCAGCGCTGTTAGCAGCTGAAGTTGAAGCCGCCGTTGAAGCTGATGCCTGGCTGGCTGAGTTATCAGCCTGAACTAGGGTAAAGTTGTTCAGGTAAAGATCGGCGCTTTCAGTTTGGAAATAAACCACCGTCATACCAATCTTGCTGCTCAACTGGTCCTTTGGCAAAGTAACTGACCAGCTGGTACCGTTCTTGGTAGCCGCAGTATCGTTAAAGGTCCATGACTTCAGCATGTTTGACAGCGCATCACCACTACCAAGGTCAGAACCAGTTGAAGCAAAGTTCAAGGTAATCGTAGCCTGGTCACCCTTGATGGTAACCTGGGCTGGCTGGGCCAACATCTTTTGCATCACAGAACTGTCCGTGGTGTTGTTAGTCTTCAAAATGTTGAAGGCCGCGGTGTACTGACCGTCCTGGAGACCCTGGGTTGAAGCAACCTGGGTCGCACCAGCAGGGGCAGCATCAGCTGAAGCGACAGAAGCCGTTCCGCCAGCCACACCCAAACCAAGGGCCAAGACCCCGGCTGTCATCCACATCTTGCCGGCCTTAAACATCTTGATCCGCATTTTATTTTGACTTTGATTCATAACGTTTCCTCCTTCAGATACGCAACTTAATTCAAGCTAATTGTATCACATAGACAGTGATAATTTATAATTTGTAAATAAATTGTAACCTCGTCTTATCACTTGATAAAACAGCCTTGGCGCCATGTCACGTCGGACTGGTCTAGTATAGATTTACCACTTCGTCAGCCACTGCCAGACCCGTTGGAAGAAGTTCGCTTCTCCCTGTTGTTTAGGCGCTACCAAGTCTAACTGGTGCTCCCCCACCTTGCTGTGGGACAGGTACTGAGCCGATAAGTTCGGACTGACTGACAGGACAGTTTGGCCAGCTGATAGGTGGGTGAGACTCACCTGGCGGGGCCGCTGCCAACCTAGCTGACCAGGGGTAAGTCGTGATACCTTAGGCACCCAGAAAGTAATCGTTTTACCAACAACTGGCGCCACTGCCCCACCCTTCAAGTTGGGCGCGGTAATCTTTGAAAGGCTCGTAATCTTTTGGCCAGCCTGAAAAGTCAGGGGCTGCTGTTCATCGAGAACCTGGTTAACGATGTCAAGC from Leuconostocaceae bacterium ESL0723 harbors:
- a CDS encoding NEAT domain-containing protein — protein: MNQSQNKMRIKMFKAGKMWMTAGVLALGLGVAGGTASVASADAAPAGATQVASTQGLQDGQYTAAFNILKTNNTTDSSVMQKMLAQPAQVTIKGDQATITLNFASTGSDLGSGDALSNMLKSWTFNDTAATKNGTSWSVTLPKDQLSSKIGMTVVYFQTESADLYLNNFTLVQADNSASQASASTAASTSAANSAAASTAAANSAAASTSASTSAAQTSTSAATGTNQAGLVDGLYNADFHVNKSGTNSASVMEKILTKPAKAVVKGDKVTLTFNFGGQGIFGFAGQAAASLLNSMTFNGVNATRDGANWTVTLPVSDLQKKINVGVNYFMSEKADLYVDKMNLVKADQPATTPTSTSTATSTSAAPSTSTAPTSTAPTSTSAANQNFELNKVYNVAYHMNKDGQTSASVMDKMFDKPAKAVFNSDGKTVTLSFTFAGGNGSGYGDGSALSNILKSWTFAGVPAVHNGNTWSVTLPVSAISGKIPMTVVYFQTEHADLFLDGFTKTGDSAGDTFGQGTNGSTDTTTTPFGESDAVLQGGGLGFTNTSTGSKLGFGGSLPKTGVQSRVELHTLEGGTILAALGLSALSVAVARRRKQEAR